The nucleotide window CGCGCAGAAACGACTCCTCCCTGACGACGGTGCAACTGTGATGGCGGCGCCGGTACGCGACGCGCGGCGGTCGGCTAAAGCGACCTGAACGGCAGGGACTGTCGCAAGGCGGGCAGGAACGCATCCATAAAGCGTTCCGAGATGCGCTGGCACTCCTCGGGCGTACGACCCTGCTGGCCGACCGTTAGTCGGATAATAACGGCATCGGTCGGGGATAACAACAGCGAATTGCGCACCAGATCGAACTTCAAAGCATACTCGCTGGTCAGATCGCCGGAGCGGGTGTGAAACCAGTAAAACATCTGGTCGGTGCGCGCGCGGCGGGTGATGGTCATACGATTAACCTCGACCTGCTTTTCGCCGAAGCGAAACGGCACGTGCTGAATGTCGGTCAGTACCCACCCGCCGCCGGGCAAGCAATGGCGCGGCGAGTGGATTTGCGATCCATATTTCTGGTCACGGAAGTAGCCGACATAGACGCCGACGGATGTCCCGGAGGAATCGGCATAGGAGCGCAGCAGGATCTCGGTCGCTTGCAGGACCGCGGCCGTGGCTTCGCTGATCGGAAAGTCGGCGCCCTCCCATTCGCCGATCTGCAGTGGAATCGCGGCCAGCTGCGACGGCCGTTCCGGTTCCACGACCAGATAGCGCAGAACGGTGGCCATCGCTCCGAACGGAATCAGCAGCACCAGGATGATCCAGAACTTCTTCATGATCCGCCTCCGGGCGGCGCGTCCTTCGACTCACCGGTGCGGAGCAGGCTGCTGAGAATCAGCAGGCAGATCAGTGAGAACATGAACACGATCGTACCCGACAACTCATGGATCGTGCCCTCGGCAACCTCGCGCGAGATACCGTACGCGCCGATGGCCGTGACGCAGATGCGGAAGATATTGGCGGCGATCGCAATCGGCACCGTGGCGGCGAATAGCAGCAGCGCTTTCCAGAGCTTGTTCTGGGTCAGATAGGCCAGCAGTGCCCCGAGCGCAAGCAAGGTCACCAGCGAACGCAAACCGGAGCACGCCTCGGCGACCTCGAGCGAATAGTTGTCGGGCAGATGAATGACATTGCCCTGACGCAAATGCGGAATCCCAATGACCCCCAGCACGCCGGCAGCAACTTTGGAGCCAATTAACTGTAGTGGGAACGTGGCGCTGTAGTAGATCACGTATGGAACCGGGATCATAAAGAGCAAGAAGAAGAACGCGAACCAGATTTCGCGCACGAGTCTGGCACCGGCCAGATAGAGCGTAATCCCGAAGAGCAGCAGCACGAAGGAGACGCGCACGGTGAAATACTCCATGCCGGCGGTACCAAGCAGATACATCAAGAGTGCGCCGATGATCGCGACGAGACCCCATTTGCTGCTTTCCAGCGGAATCGACCGGAGCGTCTCGCGTTTGCGCCAGACCAGCCAGAAGCTGATCGGCAAGATCAGAAAGCCGTGTGAATAGTTGTCATCGGTGTACCAGTCGCGAGCGAGATTCGACAACACCGGCAGGTACATCAACACGATGACCAGAGCAATCAGTCCGATTTGCCACCAGGCCGGAGCCGGCTTGTTGTCGATATGGGAGGCGGAGGAGTTAGGCACGACTCTGAACTAAAGCTTCCCGACGGTAAAATGCGACCGCTTTTTCGAGACCCTCGCGGAAGCCAATCGCCGGCTTAATCCCGAAGGTTTTTTGTACCAGCGACACATCGGCGAACGAATGCTTGATGTCGCCGGGGCGCGGTTCGTCGAAGCGCGGTTCGATTTTCTTGCCGATGATTTCGTTGAGATATTTGACCAGGTCGCGCAGGGTGATTTGATCGCCGCAAGCCAGGTTGTACTCGCCGGGGGTGACCGTATCCATGTTACAGACGGTGGTGATCGCGCTGACGACGTTGTCGACGTAAGTAAAATCCCGCGACTGGTAGCCGTCGCCGAAAATCGTCGGCTGCTCGTCGTTGAGCAGCGCCGTGATGAACTTGGGAATCACCGCCGCATAGTGGCTTTGCGGGTCCTGATTCGGGCCGAAAACATTGAAGTAGCGGAAAGCGATACAGGGCAGGTGGTACAGGGTCGAATAGA belongs to Candidatus Zixiibacteriota bacterium and includes:
- a CDS encoding exosortase/archaeosortase family protein; its protein translation is MPNSSASHIDNKPAPAWWQIGLIALVIVLMYLPVLSNLARDWYTDDNYSHGFLILPISFWLVWRKRETLRSIPLESSKWGLVAIIGALLMYLLGTAGMEYFTVRVSFVLLLFGITLYLAGARLVREIWFAFFFLLFMIPVPYVIYYSATFPLQLIGSKVAAGVLGVIGIPHLRQGNVIHLPDNYSLEVAEACSGLRSLVTLLALGALLAYLTQNKLWKALLLFAATVPIAIAANIFRICVTAIGAYGISREVAEGTIHELSGTIVFMFSLICLLILSSLLRTGESKDAPPGGGS
- a CDS encoding SDR family oxidoreductase yields the protein MRYLVTGGAGFIGSNLVKGLLQRGEHVRVLDNFSTGRRQNLAGIESEIELIEGDICDFWTALDACRDIDFVLHQAALPSVNRSVENPLTANHANINGTLTMLECARRNNVKKFFFASSSSVYGDTPTLPKREDMLPSPLSPYAVNKITGEYYCRIYSTLYHLPCIAFRYFNVFGPNQDPQSHYAAVIPKFITALLNDEQPTIFGDGYQSRDFTYVDNVVSAITTVCNMDTVTPGEYNLACGDQITLRDLVKYLNEIIGKKIEPRFDEPRPGDIKHSFADVSLVQKTFGIKPAIGFREGLEKAVAFYRREALVQSRA
- a CDS encoding EpsI family protein; amino-acid sequence: MKKFWIILVLLIPFGAMATVLRYLVVEPERPSQLAAIPLQIGEWEGADFPISEATAAVLQATEILLRSYADSSGTSVGVYVGYFRDQKYGSQIHSPRHCLPGGGWVLTDIQHVPFRFGEKQVEVNRMTITRRARTDQMFYWFHTRSGDLTSEYALKFDLVRNSLLLSPTDAVIIRLTVGQQGRTPEECQRISERFMDAFLPALRQSLPFRSL